Proteins found in one Enterococcus sp. 9D6_DIV0238 genomic segment:
- a CDS encoding competence protein CoiA gives MITILNAYTQDKELITLLHKTREEIDELKGVQYFCPICEAVVQIKNGRIKIPHFAHYNRSHCPFATDGETQEHLFLKEMFAAWCESEGLAYELEKYLPEINQRPDLLIGKIAVEFQCSPLSLSRLTERSKNYRDNGYQVVWICGKKILRDFNSLTELAKNLCYYSENIGFYLWAADWQKKELSLYFHLEEDWKKRVYSAKKTWPLFTDFLLKIIHFPVTAVLHHYREYQVGQLISAYYDELNKKLCKREEQVRLIQSQLYNNHFHILQLPYWFYYPGLHIFCCVGSDMLLKLIVWKWVQFFDQNVFLPDELKASLMAELAKSIELFYDFPNISLGSIQKYCFEQLLRRLVHCQHLIKTSKGWKVDAGENEYCVADIHKWLKSIEKKRVISATPHQNMIL, from the coding sequence GTGATCACTATATTAAATGCATATACGCAAGACAAAGAGCTCATCACATTACTCCATAAGACCAGAGAAGAGATAGACGAGCTAAAAGGAGTCCAATATTTTTGCCCTATTTGTGAAGCCGTTGTTCAAATCAAGAACGGACGTATAAAAATTCCTCATTTTGCACATTATAATCGAAGTCATTGTCCGTTTGCCACAGATGGAGAAACACAGGAGCATCTTTTTTTGAAGGAAATGTTTGCAGCGTGGTGTGAATCTGAAGGGCTTGCTTATGAATTGGAGAAATATTTGCCGGAAATCAATCAGCGGCCAGACCTACTGATCGGAAAGATCGCTGTGGAATTTCAATGCAGTCCTTTAAGTTTATCAAGATTGACCGAAAGAAGTAAGAACTATCGAGATAATGGGTATCAGGTTGTTTGGATCTGTGGGAAAAAGATCCTTCGTGATTTCAATAGTTTAACAGAACTAGCGAAAAATTTATGTTATTATTCTGAAAACATCGGTTTCTATTTATGGGCAGCAGATTGGCAAAAAAAGGAGCTTTCCTTATACTTTCATTTAGAAGAAGATTGGAAAAAGAGGGTCTATTCTGCTAAAAAAACTTGGCCGCTGTTTACAGATTTTCTTCTTAAAATCATTCATTTTCCCGTGACTGCAGTGCTGCATCATTACAGAGAATATCAGGTTGGACAGTTGATTTCAGCTTATTATGATGAACTGAATAAAAAACTATGTAAAAGAGAAGAGCAGGTACGATTGATTCAATCTCAATTATATAACAACCATTTTCATATTCTCCAATTGCCTTATTGGTTTTACTATCCAGGTCTTCATATTTTTTGCTGTGTCGGATCAGATATGCTGTTAAAATTGATCGTTTGGAAATGGGTACAGTTTTTTGATCAGAATGTTTTTTTGCCTGATGAATTAAAAGCATCTTTGATGGCTGAATTAGCAAAATCAATAGAATTATTTTATGATTTTCCCAATATTTCGTTAGGATCGATTCAAAAGTATTGCTTTGAGCAATTGCTTCGTCGTCTGGTTCATTGTCAGCATTTGATCAAAACGTCAAAAGGTTGGAAAGTAGATGCAGGGGAAAATGAATATTGTGTTGCCGATATCCACAAATGGCTGAAAAGTATTGAAAAGAAACGCGTAATCAGTGCTACTCCACATCAAAATATGATACTATAA
- the pepF gene encoding oligoendopeptidase F: MSGAKQLPERSTLPIEMTWDLTKIFKDDQAFDDAYQVLTKELQEVEKYKGTLDQGSTAFLNSIEMLLKVYRQIEVIYVYAHLKNDQDTSNATYQALYSRASSLFAQVSEAVAWFEPELLSLNDDLIWGYFAEKPELEIYRHFVENILNERPHILSAEQEALLAGASEIFGASSDTFSILNNADLKFPVIEDENGEKVQLTHGVYGQLMENIDRDVREKAFKALYSVYDQFQNTFAQTLSSHVKAHNYKAKIRNYPSARAAALSSNHIPESVYDTLLDVVNKHLPLLHRYVALRKRLLNLEELHMYDMYTPILGEASIKYSYEEAKEKALAALKPMGEEYLTIVETAFNDRWIDVIENQGKRSGAYSSGAYDTAPYILMNWHDSLDQLYTLVHEMGHSVHSYFTRNNQPYVYGDYSIFLAEIASTTNENILTEHLLETETDPRIRAYVLNHYLDGFKGTIFRQTQFAEFEHFIHTEDAKGTPLTSEYLSEYYEQLNAKFYGPDVVKDPEITLEWTRIPHFYYNYYVYQYATGFSAASALANKILAEEPQALENYLTYLKSGSSDYPIEVMKKAGVDMTQPQYIEDAMKVFETRLNELEKLVESME; this comes from the coding sequence ATGAGCGGAGCAAAACAATTACCAGAACGTTCCACATTACCTATTGAAATGACTTGGGATCTAACTAAAATTTTTAAGGACGATCAGGCATTTGACGATGCTTACCAAGTGTTGACGAAAGAATTACAAGAAGTAGAAAAATATAAAGGGACGCTGGATCAGGGCAGTACAGCTTTTTTAAATAGTATTGAGATGCTGCTAAAAGTATATCGACAAATCGAAGTCATCTACGTGTATGCTCATTTAAAAAATGATCAGGATACATCGAATGCAACCTATCAAGCATTGTATTCTAGAGCGAGCTCATTATTTGCACAAGTCAGTGAGGCAGTTGCGTGGTTTGAGCCAGAATTATTATCTTTAAATGATGATCTGATTTGGGGATATTTTGCTGAGAAGCCAGAATTGGAAATTTATCGACACTTTGTTGAAAATATCCTAAATGAACGTCCGCATATTTTATCCGCAGAGCAAGAAGCGCTACTAGCAGGCGCTAGTGAAATTTTTGGTGCTTCAAGTGATACATTTTCAATTTTGAACAATGCAGATTTGAAATTCCCTGTGATCGAGGATGAAAATGGTGAAAAAGTTCAATTGACTCATGGCGTTTATGGCCAGTTAATGGAAAATATCGATAGAGATGTTCGTGAAAAGGCATTTAAAGCGCTGTATTCAGTGTATGATCAGTTCCAAAATACATTTGCGCAAACGTTGAGTTCTCATGTCAAAGCGCATAATTATAAGGCAAAGATTAGAAACTATCCATCGGCTAGAGCAGCTGCATTAAGTAGTAACCATATACCTGAAAGTGTCTACGATACGTTGTTAGATGTTGTAAATAAGCATTTACCGTTGCTTCATCGATATGTTGCATTACGGAAACGTTTACTGAACCTAGAAGAACTGCATATGTATGATATGTATACGCCGATTTTAGGAGAAGCCTCGATCAAATACTCTTATGAAGAAGCAAAAGAAAAAGCACTGGCTGCATTAAAACCAATGGGAGAGGAATACCTGACCATTGTTGAAACAGCGTTTAATGATCGTTGGATCGATGTCATTGAAAATCAAGGGAAACGAAGCGGTGCATATTCATCAGGAGCATATGACACAGCACCATATATTTTGATGAATTGGCATGACAGTCTAGATCAACTCTATACATTAGTACATGAGATGGGTCACAGCGTGCACAGCTATTTTACTCGTAACAATCAACCTTATGTTTATGGGGATTATTCGATTTTCTTAGCTGAGATTGCGTCTACTACAAATGAAAACATTTTAACAGAGCATCTTTTAGAGACAGAAACGGATCCGCGCATCAGAGCGTATGTACTGAACCATTATTTAGATGGATTCAAAGGAACGATTTTCCGTCAAACACAGTTTGCTGAATTTGAGCATTTTATTCACACTGAAGATGCGAAAGGAACGCCTTTGACTAGCGAGTATTTAAGTGAATATTATGAGCAGCTGAATGCAAAATTCTATGGACCGGATGTTGTGAAAGACCCAGAAATCACGTTGGAATGGACACGAATTCCACATTTTTACTATAATTATTATGTTTATCAATACGCAACAGGTTTCTCAGCCGCTTCTGCTTTAGCAAATAAAATTTTAGCAGAAGAACCGCAAGCATTAGAAAATTATTTGACCTATTTGAAATCAGGAAGCAGTGATTATCCGATCGAAGTTATGAAAAAGGCTGGTGTGGATATGACTCAGCCACAGTATATAGAAGATGCAATGAAAGTTTTTGAAACACGTTTGAATGAATTAGAGAAACTTGTAGAGTCAATGGAATAG
- a CDS encoding ClpXP adapter SpxH family protein, giving the protein MIEIYLFVNPLGGICLNIEKDILKLVETENKKIQFRFIPLVNMKTINHLIKLFDIPAHDIEQRNQLFEDIYSAALDYKAAQLQGKKKGRHLLLGLQQAVAVDNQPYSSELVEKLVVEAGGDLEMFHADRTSDFVKESFQTDQQIAREMGITKHPSAVVYNYACDRDFGVLVEDCESMDEIKSLCETSEDNLQYFHEKFELNHFNDSRVPHGHLHLL; this is encoded by the coding sequence ATGATTGAAATCTATCTGTTCGTTAATCCTTTGGGGGGCATTTGTCTCAACATAGAAAAGGATATTTTAAAATTAGTTGAAACGGAAAATAAGAAAATTCAGTTTCGTTTCATTCCATTAGTTAATATGAAAACGATAAACCACCTGATAAAGTTATTTGATATCCCCGCACATGATATTGAACAACGAAATCAATTGTTTGAAGATATCTATTCCGCAGCTCTTGATTACAAAGCTGCACAGCTACAAGGAAAAAAGAAAGGTCGTCATTTACTTCTCGGTCTTCAACAAGCTGTAGCAGTTGATAATCAACCTTACTCATCAGAGTTAGTTGAAAAACTTGTTGTAGAAGCTGGTGGTGATTTAGAGATGTTCCATGCTGATCGTACTTCTGATTTTGTTAAGGAATCATTCCAAACTGATCAACAAATCGCTCGAGAGATGGGCATTACTAAGCATCCTTCTGCAGTTGTTTATAATTACGCTTGTGATCGTGATTTTGGCGTACTTGTTGAAGATTGTGAATCTATGGATGAAATCAAAAGCCTTTGTGAGACTTCGGAAGATAACTTACAATATTTCCATGAAAAATTCGAATTGAACCATTTCAATGATTCAAGAGTTCCTCATGGTCACCTACATTTACTTTAA
- a CDS encoding CYTH domain-containing protein codes for MSENLEIEFKTLLSKEEFLRTADFFQLEENHFFTQTNYYFDTADFQLKEKHIGLRVRTLSKKAEITLKVPEKVGLLEINDSLSTAQAQAIIDSGILPNSGAVYNKLITLGIAKDDLRLIGSLTTKRAEKKLPQGLLALDESWYNEQHDFELELEVSDSIIGKKEFFALLDTLNIKEKPSPNKIQRMMQSSSKKIKKL; via the coding sequence GTGAGTGAAAATTTAGAAATAGAATTTAAAACCTTATTATCTAAAGAAGAATTTTTGCGCACCGCTGATTTTTTTCAATTAGAAGAAAACCACTTTTTTACACAAACCAATTACTATTTCGATACAGCTGATTTCCAGTTAAAAGAAAAGCACATTGGTTTAAGAGTTCGAACACTATCGAAAAAAGCAGAAATCACTTTGAAAGTACCTGAAAAGGTCGGTTTATTAGAGATCAATGATTCGCTTTCCACTGCGCAAGCACAAGCAATTATTGACTCAGGCATACTCCCTAACTCAGGGGCTGTTTACAATAAATTGATTACATTAGGCATTGCCAAAGACGATTTACGTTTAATCGGCAGCTTAACAACTAAACGAGCAGAAAAAAAACTTCCCCAAGGTTTACTCGCGCTAGATGAAAGTTGGTACAACGAGCAGCATGATTTTGAATTAGAATTAGAAGTTAGTGATTCCATTATTGGTAAAAAAGAATTTTTTGCTTTATTGGATACTTTGAATATCAAAGAAAAGCCATCACCAAATAAAATTCAGCGAATGATGCAAAGCTCAAGTAAAAAGATTAAGAAGTTATAA
- a CDS encoding GTP pyrophosphokinase: MEKEWELFLAPYEQAVGEMKVKLRGIRKQFREQNKHTPIEFVTGRVKPVDSILTKAALRNIPVERIEEEMQDIAGLRIMCQFVEDIRQVVDIIRNRKDLRIIQERDYITNKKESGYRSYHLVIEYPVQLITGEKKILAEIQIRTLAMNFWATIEHSLNYKYQGVFPEEMKERLQRAAEAAYQLDEEMSTIREEIQEAQHLFSHGRGKFQDDYYQRLSEKKEKLDQ, encoded by the coding sequence ATGGAGAAAGAGTGGGAGCTTTTTCTGGCACCTTATGAACAGGCTGTTGGAGAAATGAAAGTCAAACTGCGCGGTATTCGTAAGCAGTTTCGAGAACAAAACAAACATACGCCTATTGAGTTTGTAACTGGACGTGTGAAACCAGTCGATAGTATTTTAACCAAAGCAGCTTTGCGGAATATTCCAGTAGAACGAATTGAAGAGGAAATGCAGGATATAGCTGGTCTTAGGATCATGTGTCAATTTGTGGAAGACATCCGTCAAGTGGTGGATATCATTCGCAATAGAAAAGATTTACGAATCATTCAAGAGCGAGATTATATCACGAATAAGAAAGAAAGCGGCTATCGTTCGTATCATTTAGTGATCGAATATCCTGTCCAATTGATCACAGGTGAAAAGAAAATTTTAGCTGAGATTCAGATTCGGACATTAGCAATGAATTTTTGGGCGACCATTGAGCATTCATTAAATTATAAATATCAAGGTGTTTTTCCCGAAGAAATGAAAGAACGTCTGCAAAGAGCAGCAGAAGCAGCCTATCAATTAGATGAGGAAATGTCCACGATTCGTGAAGAAATTCAAGAAGCGCAGCATTTATTCTCTCATGGGCGGGGAAAATTTCAAGATGATTATTATCAACGATTATCTGAAAAGAAAGAGAAACTAGATCAATAG
- a CDS encoding NAD kinase — protein sequence MKVAIVHNHEHLSKEVTGRLLLLLKQNNIEIDEQQPELVISVGGDGTLLSAFHRFNHRLDEVSFLGVHTGHLGFYTDWRDYELEELVQSLLVHQEKSISYPLLDVKISFHGNKPDKHFLALNESTIKRANRTMVADVFIKDELFERFRGDGLSVSTPTGSTAYNKSIGGAVLHPSINAFQLAEIASLNNRVFRTLGSPIVIAHTEWVEIKLQESNDYLITVDQLDIYQDDIKSIYYRIADERIHFASYRHMHFWHRVKDAFISED from the coding sequence ATGAAAGTAGCAATTGTTCATAATCATGAGCATCTGTCAAAAGAAGTGACAGGGCGTCTGCTTTTGCTGTTAAAGCAAAATAACATTGAAATCGATGAACAACAGCCGGAACTGGTGATTTCTGTAGGTGGAGACGGTACATTGTTATCGGCCTTTCACCGCTTCAACCATCGCTTGGATGAGGTTAGTTTTTTAGGTGTCCATACAGGACATCTAGGATTTTATACGGATTGGCGGGACTATGAACTTGAAGAATTAGTGCAAAGCTTGTTAGTTCATCAGGAAAAAAGCATTAGTTATCCATTATTAGATGTGAAAATCAGTTTTCACGGGAATAAGCCTGACAAGCATTTTCTAGCTTTGAATGAGTCAACGATCAAGCGTGCTAATCGGACGATGGTAGCAGATGTATTTATTAAAGATGAGCTGTTTGAACGCTTTCGGGGGGATGGCTTGTCTGTTTCTACACCGACGGGCTCAACAGCTTATAACAAGAGTATTGGCGGAGCTGTTTTACACCCAAGCATCAATGCCTTTCAATTAGCTGAGATCGCCTCATTGAACAATCGTGTCTTTCGAACGTTAGGATCTCCGATCGTGATTGCTCATACCGAATGGGTCGAAATCAAACTGCAGGAAAGTAATGACTATCTGATCACAGTCGATCAGTTGGATATTTATCAAGATGACATCAAATCGATTTATTATCGTATTGCTGATGAACGAATCCATTTTGCGTCATATCGGCATATGCATTTTTGGCATCGAGTGAAGGATGCATTTATTAGTGAGGATTAA
- a CDS encoding RluA family pseudouridine synthase: protein MEFSWIVEKEEPQQVKYFLKEQGISRGLLAKIKFQGGKIEVNESVENVLFKLSLGDRVKVTIPDELEHETLLVDDKPLEILFEDEHYLVVNKPAGVASIPSQYHPNGTMANRVKAYYKAQGYKNQVIHVVTRLDRDTTGLMLFAKHGFAHAMLDQELRQKKVVKIYQALVGGHVESLSEHGKIDQPIGRDLSSILKRTIVETGQQAETEYWLLKRQADQALVNIQLHTGRTHQIRVHFESIGCSLLGDEMYGGNMDQGIERQALHCCQLNFVHPFSKEYMELRSPLADDMKKIAARL from the coding sequence ATGGAATTTAGTTGGATTGTAGAGAAAGAAGAGCCGCAGCAAGTAAAATATTTTTTAAAAGAGCAGGGGATATCTAGGGGCCTCCTAGCCAAAATCAAGTTTCAAGGTGGTAAGATCGAAGTCAATGAATCAGTCGAAAATGTTTTATTTAAGCTGTCTTTAGGCGATCGAGTTAAAGTGACGATCCCGGATGAACTGGAACATGAGACGTTATTGGTTGACGATAAACCTTTAGAAATTTTATTTGAGGATGAGCACTATTTAGTAGTTAATAAACCAGCTGGAGTTGCCTCTATTCCATCTCAGTATCACCCGAATGGTACGATGGCTAATCGAGTCAAAGCATATTATAAAGCTCAGGGGTATAAAAATCAGGTGATTCATGTAGTTACTCGTTTGGATCGTGATACCACAGGATTGATGTTATTTGCAAAGCATGGTTTTGCTCATGCCATGCTGGATCAAGAACTACGGCAAAAGAAAGTCGTAAAAATTTATCAGGCGTTGGTTGGCGGACATGTAGAGTCATTATCTGAACATGGGAAAATCGATCAGCCAATAGGAAGAGATTTGTCGTCAATATTGAAGCGCACGATCGTTGAGACAGGGCAACAAGCTGAGACGGAATACTGGTTGTTGAAGCGTCAAGCAGATCAAGCCTTGGTGAATATCCAGCTGCATACAGGAAGAACGCATCAAATCAGAGTACACTTTGAATCGATCGGCTGTTCGTTATTAGGGGATGAGATGTATGGCGGTAATATGGATCAAGGAATCGAACGTCAGGCGCTGCATTGCTGCCAGTTGAATTTTGTTCATCCTTTTTCAAAAGAGTATATGGAATTAAGGTCTCCTTTAGCAGATGATATGAAAAAAATTGCAGCACGATTATAG
- the mgtE gene encoding magnesium transporter, giving the protein MNEGQEMEEHFSLLLETLQKQEMTEFRELFLALHIYEQGQFYQSIDETDRKQIYSYLSPKELADMFDVIEEDNENMKDYIAEMRPSYAAEMLSEMYTDNAVDLLNKLDKSQKAKYLSLMSSEDAGEIKELLHYEDDTAGAIMTTEFVSIVANQTVRSAMYVLKNQADVAETIYYVYVVDQENHLVGVISLRDLIVNDDDTMISDVLSERVISVHVGDDQEDVAQTIRDYDFLALPVTDYDDHLLGIVTVDDIIDVIDDEAASDYSGLAGVNVEEVSENPIKAASKRLPWLITLLFLGMSTATLISHYEELVSEASILAVFISLITGTAGNAGTQSLAVAVRRLAVSDEKDNSFVRLIISEVLTGLVTGAVTGVSIFVVVGIWQHNFPLGFVIGMAMLCAITVANLAGSLIPMLMDKLGFDPAVASGPFITTLSDLTSVLIYFNIASLFMQYFV; this is encoded by the coding sequence GTGAATGAAGGACAGGAAATGGAAGAGCATTTCTCGCTGTTGCTAGAGACGCTGCAGAAACAGGAAATGACTGAGTTTCGCGAATTGTTTTTAGCACTTCACATTTATGAACAAGGACAATTTTATCAATCGATCGATGAAACAGATCGAAAACAGATCTATAGCTACTTGTCACCAAAAGAGCTGGCGGATATGTTTGATGTGATCGAAGAAGATAATGAAAACATGAAAGACTACATCGCTGAAATGCGGCCAAGCTATGCAGCCGAGATGCTGTCAGAAATGTATACAGATAACGCGGTTGACTTATTGAATAAATTGGATAAAAGCCAAAAGGCTAAATATCTGAGCTTAATGAGTTCGGAAGATGCCGGTGAGATCAAAGAGCTGCTACATTATGAAGATGACACGGCTGGGGCGATCATGACCACTGAGTTTGTTTCGATTGTGGCTAATCAGACTGTTCGTTCAGCGATGTATGTATTGAAAAATCAAGCAGATGTTGCGGAAACTATCTATTATGTGTATGTCGTCGATCAGGAAAATCATTTAGTCGGAGTTATTTCCTTGCGTGATTTGATCGTGAATGATGATGATACCATGATTTCCGACGTTTTGAGTGAACGGGTCATCTCGGTTCATGTGGGAGACGATCAAGAAGATGTTGCTCAAACGATTCGTGACTATGACTTTCTGGCATTGCCGGTCACGGATTATGATGATCACTTATTAGGGATCGTCACTGTCGATGATATCATTGATGTTATCGATGATGAGGCTGCCAGTGATTACTCTGGTTTAGCAGGGGTCAACGTAGAAGAGGTAAGTGAAAATCCAATTAAAGCCGCATCCAAACGTCTTCCGTGGTTGATTACGCTATTATTTTTAGGAATGTCTACAGCAACGTTGATCAGCCATTATGAAGAATTAGTTAGTGAAGCAAGTATTTTGGCTGTATTCATTTCATTGATTACAGGAACGGCTGGTAATGCTGGTACGCAATCGTTGGCGGTTGCAGTTAGGCGGCTTGCTGTTTCAGATGAAAAAGACAATAGTTTTGTTCGCTTGATCATCAGTGAGGTATTGACGGGATTGGTGACAGGTGCTGTAACTGGAGTTTCTATTTTTGTTGTCGTGGGAATTTGGCAGCATAATTTTCCGCTTGGTTTTGTAATTGGCATGGCAATGCTTTGTGCGATCACTGTTGCGAATTTGGCTGGAAGTTTGATTCCTATGCTGATGGATAAATTGGGTTTCGATCCTGCAGTGGCCAGTGGTCCATTCATTACAACATTGAGTGATTTGACCAGTGTACTGATCTATTTTAATATCGCTAGTTTGTTCATGCAGTATTTTGTATAA
- a CDS encoding TetR/AcrR family transcriptional regulator produces MARNKYPEETVKKILDVSEQLFIEKGYDHTTIQDIVDNLGGLTKGVIYHHFKSKEEIFNTILEKRYTVDINKQIQSLEGISGFEKIKRINRISLRSLEHQKLAFSAKSLITDPRVIGELYIEAFQKTIPYLQGVIEEGIQDGSISTQYPQEIAELIVLSTNMWLAPSLYKMNEEELLNKLNFFKQLYDGVQFPLIDDEYIQDVVTMYRVIKE; encoded by the coding sequence ATGGCACGGAATAAATATCCTGAAGAGACAGTGAAAAAGATTTTGGATGTATCAGAACAACTTTTTATAGAAAAGGGATATGATCATACCACTATTCAAGATATTGTTGATAACTTAGGCGGATTGACTAAAGGTGTAATCTATCATCATTTTAAATCTAAAGAAGAGATCTTCAATACGATCTTAGAAAAACGATATACAGTTGATATCAATAAGCAAATTCAATCATTGGAAGGAATCAGTGGTTTTGAAAAAATCAAGCGGATCAACAGGATCAGCCTTCGATCATTAGAACATCAGAAATTAGCCTTTTCTGCGAAATCGTTGATCACAGATCCTAGGGTGATCGGTGAGTTGTATATAGAAGCATTTCAAAAAACGATCCCTTACCTTCAAGGAGTCATTGAAGAAGGGATTCAAGATGGTTCTATCTCAACGCAATATCCTCAAGAAATCGCTGAACTGATCGTTCTTTCAACGAATATGTGGTTAGCGCCTTCTTTATATAAAATGAATGAAGAGGAACTTTTAAACAAATTGAATTTTTTTAAGCAGTTATATGATGGGGTTCAATTTCCGTTGATCGATGATGAGTATATTCAAGATGTCGTTACCATGTATAGAGTGATCAAAGAATAA
- a CDS encoding copper homeostasis protein CutC has translation MIKEFCAENFTNIPTAIRNGANRIELCDNLAVGGTTPSTGVIEEVIAYAGEHSVPVMTIIRPRGGDFVYNDIELKIMHTDLIEAKKIGTDGVVLGCLTEDGWLDEDALELLIETAEGLQITFHMAFDALPKEKQFKAIDWLADHEVHRILTHGGPSGTPIEDNFDHLKELIAYANDRILILPGGGISDKNLDTVVNALQVTEVHGTKIVG, from the coding sequence ATGATCAAAGAATTTTGTGCTGAGAATTTTACAAATATCCCAACAGCTATCCGAAATGGGGCTAACCGCATCGAGCTATGCGACAATCTTGCTGTTGGCGGAACAACACCAAGTACAGGCGTTATTGAAGAAGTAATTGCTTATGCTGGTGAGCATTCTGTTCCTGTGATGACAATCATCAGACCGCGCGGAGGTGATTTTGTCTATAATGATATCGAATTAAAGATCATGCATACAGACTTGATCGAAGCAAAAAAAATAGGCACTGACGGTGTCGTTTTAGGCTGCTTAACAGAGGATGGATGGCTTGATGAGGATGCGTTGGAGCTGTTGATCGAAACTGCAGAAGGCTTACAAATCACCTTCCATATGGCTTTCGATGCCTTACCGAAAGAAAAACAATTCAAAGCCATCGATTGGCTAGCAGATCATGAGGTTCATCGAATCTTGACGCATGGCGGTCCTAGCGGAACACCAATCGAAGATAATTTTGATCATTTAAAAGAATTGATCGCCTATGCAAATGATCGAATCCTTATTCTCCCTGGCGGAGGTATTTCAGATAAAAATTTAGACACTGTTGTCAATGCGCTGCAGGTAACCGAAGTTCATGGAACAAAAATTGTAGGATAA
- a CDS encoding methyltransferase domain-containing protein, producing MLKKIEAARNFLEEHQQQFLCPVCHEQVQLNEYSLTCKLGHRFDLSKKGTLYFLSHSIQTEYRKEMLEPRGRMIKSGMYHPLLEKISEHIEPTASVLDVGCGEGSFLSELSKLGLRGSKVGFDISKEGIYLASNQAVDAFWCVADLTNLPFADHSMNTILNIFSPSHYQEFRRVLTKDGALVKVIPEADYLKELRAAFYPDDERKQSYSNEKVFAKFSEEMDILVDERIRYTFHIPEENRLDLLEMSPLEWGATEQVKETLKKDPLKEITIDVRMLKGKVG from the coding sequence ATGTTAAAAAAAATTGAGGCAGCACGTAACTTTTTAGAAGAACATCAACAACAATTTCTATGTCCAGTTTGCCATGAACAAGTTCAGTTAAACGAATACAGCTTAACCTGTAAATTAGGACATCGGTTTGATCTTTCAAAAAAAGGGACGCTTTATTTTCTTTCACATAGTATTCAAACAGAATACCGTAAAGAAATGTTAGAGCCTCGTGGACGTATGATCAAAAGCGGGATGTATCACCCGTTATTAGAAAAAATCAGTGAGCATATCGAACCGACTGCCAGTGTGTTGGATGTAGGATGTGGTGAGGGTAGCTTCTTATCTGAACTTAGCAAACTGGGGTTACGTGGGTCAAAAGTTGGCTTTGATATTTCTAAAGAGGGAATTTATTTAGCTAGTAACCAAGCAGTCGATGCTTTTTGGTGCGTCGCTGATTTAACCAACTTGCCATTTGCAGATCACTCAATGAATACGATCTTGAATATTTTTTCACCATCACACTATCAAGAATTTCGTCGTGTTTTGACAAAAGATGGAGCATTGGTCAAGGTCATACCAGAAGCGGATTATCTGAAAGAACTGAGGGCAGCATTTTATCCGGACGACGAACGGAAGCAATCTTATTCAAACGAAAAAGTCTTTGCGAAATTTTCTGAAGAGATGGATATTTTAGTGGATGAAAGAATCCGTTATACCTTTCATATTCCGGAAGAAAATCGTTTGGATTTATTAGAAATGTCACCCTTGGAGTGGGGCGCTACAGAACAAGTGAAAGAAACATTGAAAAAGGACCCGTTGAAAGAAATTACAATTGACGTCCGAATGTTAAAAGGAAAGGTGGGATAA
- the trmL gene encoding tRNA (uridine(34)/cytosine(34)/5-carboxymethylaminomethyluridine(34)-2'-O)-methyltransferase TrmL, with protein sequence MTNHIVLFEPQIPANTGNIARTCAATNSPLHLIEPLGFSTDDKHLKRAGLDYWNDVNITYHKDLEAFINHLGEHSLHLITKFANQTYSEVDYADEKDHYFMFGKETTGLPEEFMRENTEKCLRIPMNDEHVRSLNLSNTVALVVYEALRQQNFPQLELQHHYENDKID encoded by the coding sequence ATGACCAACCATATTGTCTTATTTGAACCACAGATCCCGGCAAATACAGGGAATATTGCTCGCACATGTGCAGCAACGAATTCTCCTCTACATCTCATTGAGCCGTTAGGTTTCTCTACAGATGACAAACACCTGAAACGTGCAGGATTGGATTATTGGAATGATGTGAATATTACGTATCATAAAGATCTGGAGGCGTTTATAAATCATTTAGGTGAACATTCACTACATCTGATCACCAAATTTGCGAATCAAACATATAGCGAAGTAGATTATGCAGATGAAAAAGATCATTATTTTATGTTTGGGAAAGAAACCACAGGATTGCCGGAAGAATTTATGCGGGAGAATACAGAAAAATGTTTACGTATCCCGATGAATGATGAGCATGTCCGTTCATTAAACTTGTCGAATACGGTGGCTTTGGTCGTTTATGAAGCATTGCGGCAGCAAAACTTCCCTCAGTTGGAATTACAGCATCACTACGAGAATGATAAAATAGATTAA